ACCGCCCGCCCTCGGGCTGGACGGCCCGCGCCGACCTCACCGACATTCACCCCATCACGGGCCGCGCCTTGCCGCGTGCCGTGTGGTGGCTCATCGAAACGAAGGAATAACCGCGATCAGCACCGCGCCCAGGCCGTTCCGTCCTGGGCGCGGTGAAACGCAAAATCCGGGCGCGGCAGTGGCCGCGCCCGGTGTTCAAGGCCAACAGCCCAGCCAGAACGCCGCCGCCTTCGCGTTGGCTCAGGCGGCGGCGTTGAAGGCATCGCTGTAGCGCGCGATGCCTTCGGGCACTGGCCCATGCAGGGCCAGCGCCATGAAGTAGCCGGGCGGCACGCCCGGCAGTTGCAGGCCCGCATGGGCCTGAAAGCCAAAGCGCCCGTAGTACGCGGGATCGCCTAGCAGCACGCAACCAGCGGCTCGCATGGCCCGCAGTTCAGACAGCGCCTGTTCCATCAGGCGCGAGCCGATGCCGTGCCCCTGCCTTTGCGGCAGGACGGAGATCGGCCCCAACCCGTACCAGCCATCGGCCTTCCGTCCCTGGTCATCGGTGATCGTGACGGGGGACAGTGCGACGTGGCCGACGATCTGCCCATGCTCCTCGGCCACGATGGAAAGCGTCAGTTCATTGGTGGCGCGCAGGGCACGCACGATGAATTGCTCGGTGTGGCTGGTGTGCGGCGCATCGGCAAAAGCGGCCGTCGTGACGGCTTCGATGGCAGCAATGTCGTCCGGGGTCTCGTGTCGTAGCTGGAGGGTCATGGGCTTGTCTTGGATTCTTTCCTGAAAATATAGAACGACCTGGGCGTGTCGGCGCGATGCGCCGCCGGGCTTTCAGGCTGCGCCCCGTGCCGTCTTTG
This genomic interval from Burkholderiaceae bacterium contains the following:
- a CDS encoding Acetyltransferase, with the translated sequence MTLQLRHETPDDIAAIEAVTTAAFADAPHTSHTEQFIVRALRATNELTLSIVAEEHGQIVGHVALSPVTITDDQGRKADGWYGLGPISVLPQRQGHGIGSRLMEQALSELRAMRAAGCVLLGDPAYYGRFGFQAHAGLQLPGVPPGYFMALALHGPVPEGIARYSDAFNAAA